The following are from one region of the Nostoc cf. commune SO-36 genome:
- the gloA gene encoding lactoylglutathione lyase has protein sequence MRLLHTMLRVGNMEESLKFYCEILGMKLLRRKDYPGGEFTLAFVGYGDESDTSVIELTYNWGVEKYELGNAYGHIALGVDDIYATCEEIHNQGGKVVREPGPMKHGSTVIAFVEDPDGYKIELIQLGTQGSTVKQESQEQLVSQ, from the coding sequence ATGCGATTACTACATACAATGCTGCGCGTGGGCAACATGGAAGAGTCCTTAAAGTTCTACTGTGAAATTCTCGGAATGAAATTACTGCGCCGAAAAGATTATCCAGGGGGAGAATTCACCCTGGCTTTTGTTGGCTATGGTGACGAAAGCGACACCTCAGTGATAGAGCTAACCTACAATTGGGGAGTAGAAAAGTACGAATTGGGTAATGCTTATGGTCACATTGCCCTTGGCGTTGATGATATTTACGCTACGTGTGAAGAAATCCACAATCAAGGTGGTAAAGTTGTGCGCGAACCAGGCCCGATGAAACATGGTTCGACAGTAATTGCTTTTGTCGAAGATCCAGATGGGTATAAAATTGAACTGATTCAATTGGGAACTCAAGGGTCAACAGTTAAACAGGAATCACAAGAGCAACTGGTGAGTCAGTAA